The following proteins are co-located in the Bombus pascuorum chromosome 3, iyBomPasc1.1, whole genome shotgun sequence genome:
- the LOC132905433 gene encoding protein charybde-like: MEVLPCPVNVNFNNTRAETVAEEFDGACQALAKRLEVELRRAKHVQLACGEVLLPSDLLPRIAKTVLSMAENEPCGLRGCTLFISFETDSVCRKLSKIQCDPNTISTFELYLTLKQDHTSWHILLPQFLKNLTRGGTIMISRDFTLEKKKLYRSYQQ, translated from the exons CCGAAACAGTGGCCGAAGAATTTGACGGAGCTTGTCAAGCTCTAGCGAAACGATTGGAAGTTGAACTTAGGCGAGCAAAACATGTACAGTTAGCATGCGGGGAAGTTCTGTTACCTTCTGATCTTTTACCTAGAATTGCTAAAACTGTACTTAGTATGGCTGAGAATGAACCTTGCGGTCTTAG aggTTGCACCTTGTTTATCAGCTTCGAAACAGATAGTGTATGCAGGAAATTGTCAAAGATACAATGTGATCCTAATACAATATCAACATTTGAACTTTATTTGACTTTGAAACAAGATCATACATCTTGGCATATTCTGTTACCTCAGTTTTTGAA AAATCTTACACGGGGAGGTACTATTATGATCAGTAGAGATTTTactttagaaaaaaagaaattatatagatCGTATCAGCAATGA
- the LOC132905425 gene encoding uncharacterized protein LOC132905425, with product MCPCGLATVVQYPYWRQDTAGKAIHLIVDVEPQPSCVDSWIFGKVSQISIQKSTPTLKFIPPLPSITATEPLNRITQKQQTKLRYINKEKLKQKNKEGTMISSEIKKSCEVVNERKKSNGYSKNDSYLSMPEQHTIDSTERIYDRPNNFKEKNKTDLLVKISKQNGNNNDDSKQENTTNIRQLSKNLKQNKMKLLPWGKETTAKIPLQRSLERIEILCTILPDRSNYPESNTLNVKRTK from the exons ATGTGCCCATGTGGTTTGGCTACGGTTGTTCAAT ATCCTTATTGGAGACAGGATACAGCTGGAAAGGCGATACATTTGATTGTCGATGTCGAACCGCAACCTTCATGTGTCGACTCCTGGATATTTGGGAAGGTATCGCAAATTTCTATCCAAAAATCAACACCTACACTAAAATTTATTCCTCCATTACCATCGATAACTGCTACGGAGCCATTGAATAGAATCACGCAAAAACAACAAACAAAATTAAGATatattaacaaagaaaaattaaaacaaaagaataaagaGGGAACGATGATATcttctgaaataaaaaaatcatgtGAAGTagtaaatgaaaggaaaaaatcAAATGGCTACTCGAAAAACGACAGCTATTTATCTATGCCTGAACAACATACCATAGACTCAACAGAAAGAATATATGATCGAccaaataatttcaaagaaaagaataagaCTGACTTATTGGTAAAGATTtcaaagcaaaatggcaacaATAACGATGATAGTAAACAAGAAAACACAACAAATATTCGGCAATtgtcgaaaaatttaaaacaaaataaaatgaaactctTGCCATGGGGAAAGGAAACAACAGCGAAGATACCACTCCAACGATCATTGGAGAG GATAGAGATCTTGTGCACAATTTTACCAGATCGCAGCAACTATCCTGAATCGAACACTTTAAAtgtgaaacgaacgaaataa